One stretch of Maylandia zebra isolate NMK-2024a linkage group LG13, Mzebra_GT3a, whole genome shotgun sequence DNA includes these proteins:
- the mad2l1bp gene encoding MAD2L1-binding protein encodes MAEDSSILKIISSSEDTENVSTDKSRDLGIKRRLSFSSEKDISIAEAPKIPPEVQAVSEDPNSSRVSPEISKQRSPSPVNTHLKGKNAVKLKDDSSRQHCVNDTDDKENTAIPADQNNTEEDNASCQGGFKHIKVTASIQSDAEDRDAEVVRRAQEEGCVNVVFPGTVTQEGCCCFVSEILKCILYQRQQLPMTYDQLVYSQRKQQASVQDKDVVNRRPVHSADMDWRKCQQTLQELEEVLQHLEVLFSLSRVPRVLLLMGGSLVLPKELYEINMESLASSGGNLCLRVSSCLRQIFRTLFVADLLSDTRPVRLMPTTVLVLAHRDCGVGWFRPKLQFKVPTRVKKQIIVLSSDPNVCKEPRAEGSDWEDYVWFQAPVTIKGFSN; translated from the exons ATGGCAGAAGACTCGagcatattaaaaataatatcaaGCTCCGAGGACACGGAAAATGTGTCCACTGATAAAAGCAGAGACCTCGGGATAAAGAGACGCCTTTCCTTCTCCTCGGAAAAGGATATTAGCATAGCGGAGGCACCGAAGATACCGCCTGAGGTCCAAGCTGTATCCGAAGACCCAAACTCAAGCCGAGTTTCCCCGGAAATCAGCAAACAACGTTCCCCAAGTCCCgtaaacacacatttaaagGGTAAAAATGCTGTAAAGTTAAAAGACGACTCTTCTAGACAGCACTGCGTGAACGACACTGACGATAAGGAAAACACCGCTATACCCGCCGATCAAA aTAACACAGAGGAGGATAACGCTTCTTGTCAGGGAGGTTTTAAACATATTAAAGTGACTGCCAGTATACAAAGTGATGCAGAGGACAGAGATGCCGAGGTGGTGAGGAGGGCACAGGAGGAAGGCTGCGTGAACGTGGTCTTCCCGGGGACTGTAACTCAGGAAGGCTGCTGTTGTTTCGTCAGCGAGATCCTCAAGTGCATCCTCTATCAAAGACAGCAGCTGCCCATGACGTATGACCAGTTGGTATACTCCCAGAGGAAGCAGCAAGCGTCGGTGCAG GATAAAGACGTAGTGAATCGAAGACCGGTGCATTCAGCAGACATGGACTGGCGCAAGTGTCAGCAGACCCTTCAGGAGCTGGAGGAAGTGCTGCAGCATCTGGAGGTGCTGTTCTCCCTCAGCAGGGTGCCCCGTGTGCTCCTGTTAATGGGTGGCTCGCTTGTCCTCCCCAAAGAGCTGTACGAGATAAACATGGAGTCCCTGGCATCATCCGGTGGGAATCTGTGTCTACGGGTGTCATCGTGCTTGAGGCAGATCTTCCGCACACTGTTTGTGGCTGACCTTTTGTCTGACACCAGACCTGTTCGCTTAATGCCCACCACAGTCTTGGTGCTGGCTCACAGGGACTGTGGTGTAGGCTGGTTTCGACCCAAACTCCAATTTAAAGTCCCAACtcgtgtaaaaaaacaaatcatcgTTCTGTCTAGCGATCCAAACGTCTGCAAGGAACCAAGGGCGGAAGGGTCAGACTGGGAGGATTATGTGTGGTTTCAGGCACCTGTGACTATTAAGGGCTTCAGTAACTGA